In Henningerozyma blattae CBS 6284 chromosome 7, complete genome, a single genomic region encodes these proteins:
- the FUR4 gene encoding uracil permease (similar to Saccharomyces cerevisiae FUR4 (YBR021W); ancestral locus Anc_3.221), giving the protein MHRINHKNSTTTTRTQTSNIEVLNNYNSFEPYNTNDDISSFENDLEIASKVSSKNNGKVTTTFYEDSSLEEVDSLSGNEKTEYSSRWEWFYNEVLVVDKSTKGVSFTQSFLYNNDLKPVETKRRVWSWYNFAYFWLAECFNINTWQVAATGLQLGLNWWQCWIAIWIGYTFVGIFVVLASRVGSAYHVSFPVSARASFGIFFSIWPIINRVVMAVVWYSVQAWICATPVGLMLKSIFGLDLEERIPNHFGSPNTTTFEYMCFFIFWVVSFPFLLVPPHKIRHLFTVKAALVPFAAFGFLIWAIRKAHGTIALGALSTFIPHGSAFSWAFVRAIISCMANFATMVVNAPDFSRFSKHPNSALWSQLVCVPVLFSITSLIGILVTAAGFQLYGINYWSPVDVLGKFLETSFTKGTRAGVFLISFVFALAQLGTNISANSLSCGTDLSALCPKFINIRRGSVFCALIALCICPWNLMSSSSKFTSALSAYAIFLSSIAGVVAADYFVVRRGYIKLTHLYSLQKGSIYMYGNRFGINWRALVAYFCGVAPNLPGFIGDVGAPAVTVSANAMKLYYLSYWMGYAFSFIAYIILCYFFPVAGSPVKNILKDKGWFQQWVEVEDFEREWRATLAKDDLSNDINEQEYEEFRQTKFNF; this is encoded by the coding sequence ATGCATCGGATTAATCACAAAAATTCTACAACAACTACTAGGACTCAAACTTCAAACATTgaagttttaaataattacaaTTCCTTTGAACCatataatacaaatgaTGACATTAGctcatttgaaaatgacCTAGAAATTGCTTCAAAGGTTTCAAGCAAAAATAATGGAAAAGTTACTACTACCTTTTATGAGGACTCTTCTCTCGAAGAAGTTGATTCACTTAGTGGAAATGAAAAAACAGAATATTCTTCTCGTTGGGAATGGTTTTATAATGAAGTTTTAGTGGTTGACAAGTCCACAAAAGGTGTTTCATTTACACAATCGTttctttataataatgatttaaaaccAGTTGAAACTAAAAGAAGAGTTTGGTCCTGGTATAATTTTGCTTATTTCTGGTTGGCAGAATGTTTCAATATCAACACATGGCAAGTTGCCGCTACCGGTTTGCAGCTAGGTCTAAATTGGTGGCAATGTTGGATCGCAATTTGGATCGGTTATACATTTGTCGGTATATTTGTGGTTCTTGCATCCAGAGTAGGTTCAGCATATCATGTTTCTTTCCCTGTGTCTGCCAGGGCTTCATTCggtattttcttttctatcTGGCCAATTATTAACCGTGTAGTTATGGCTGTCGTTTGGTATTCAGTTCAAGCTTGGATTTGTGCTACCCCAGTCGGTTTAATGCTTAAGTCTATCTTTGGTTTGGATTTAGAGGAAAGAATTCCAAATCATTTCGGATCACCAAATACCACTACATTTGAATATATGtgttttttcattttttggGTTGTCAGTTTcccatttttattagtacCACCTCACAAGATAAGACATTTATTCACAGTTAAGGCAGCCTTAGTTCCATTTGCAGCATTTGGTTTCTTAATCTGGGCTATTAGAAAGGCTCATGGAACAATCGCCTTAGGTGCATTGTCTACTTTTATTCCACACGGTTCTGCTTTCTCATGGGCTTTTGTTAGAGCTATCATTAGTTGTATGGCAAATTTTGCTACAATGGTTGTCAATGCACCTGATTTTTCAAGATTTTCGAAACATCCAAACTCTGCCCTATGGTCTCAATTAGTTTGTGTTCCAGttctattttcaattacTAGTTTAATCGGTATTTTAGTCACAGCTGCTGGTTTTCAATTATACGGTATCAATTACTGGTCTCCAGTTGATGTTTTAggtaaatttttagaaacaAGCTTCACCAAAGGTACTAGAGCAGGTGTTTTCTTAATATCTTTCGTTTTTGCTCTTGCCCAACTTGGTACCAATATTTCTGCTAATTCTCTTTCATGTGGTACTGATTTAAGTGCGTTGTGCCCAAAATTCATCAACATTAGACGTGGTTCTGTTTTTTGTGCCTTAATTGCTTTATGTATTTGTCCTTGGAATTTAATGAgttcttcttctaaattTACCTCCGCCTTATCTGCTTATGCTATTTTCTTATCAAGTATTGCTGGTGTTGTCGCTGCCGATTATTTTGTGGTGAGAAGAGGTTACATCAAATTGACTCATCTATATTCCTTACAAAAGGGTTCAATCTATATGTATGGTAATAGATTTGGTATTAACTGGAGAGCTTTAGTTGCCTATTTCTGTGGTGTTGCTCCAAACTTACCAGGCTTTATTGGTGATGTCGGTGCTCCAGCCGTCACAGTTTCTGCCAATGCTATGAAATTGTACTACTTAAGTTATTGGATGGGATACGCATTTAGCTTCATTGCTTACATCATTCtatgttatttttttccagtAGCTGGCTCTCcagttaaaaatatcttaaaAGATAAAGGTTGGTTTCAACAGTGGGTAGAAGTTGAAGATTTCGAAAGAGAATGGAGAGCAACATTAGCAAAAGATGATTTGTCCAACGATATCAATGAGCAAGaatatgaagaatttaGACAAACtaagtttaatttttaa